From Mucilaginibacter gotjawali:
GATTTTTAGCCCCGGCCCCCTGGCCCCCTAAAGGGGGAGTTTAATTCTGATAGTTCGGAGCCTTCCCGGCTGTTGCCTCTAATGCTATTGATTTAAGGGAAAAGAACAAAATCAATATCGAATAATGAATATTGAATTTCGAAGTTTTTTATTTCATTATTCAATATTGGGCATTCGGTGTTCGATATTAAAACACTCCATTTAATAGCTTTCATATTCCCCCTTTAGGGGGCCAGGGGGCTATTTATACTTCCAATTCCTTGTCTTCCCTTCCCCTATCCATTCCACGGCTGTTTCCATCCGTTTCAGGCGGGTAGCTTCCGCTTTGGCGTCTACAATCCATTCCAGGTACTCACGTTTGGCTGATGGACTGAAATCATAATAAACTTCCAGCGCTTTTGGGTTGGCACCTAACAGCTCGGCAAAATCAGCGGGCATTTCAATCGGCGCTTTGGGAGCTGTTTCTTTTTTTACCGCAGGCTTTTTGTTCTCAGCTTTATTCAATTCCATAGCCTGCCGTATAAAATCAATTAAAATTTCGTCGGAAGGCAGTTCATTTAAGCTGGTGATCTTTCCAAAACTCCCCGCGGTACCATCCTCCTCTTTTATTAACTTACCCGGATCATTTAATTGTTTTTGTTTCCAGAATCCAAAACCCATATGTTGCTTAAAGGCGGCCATCTGGCAAACCGGGCCGTTATAATCAAAAAAAGGGAAGCCCCATTTCATAGTTTCAGTTAATAAAGGAGATACCGAGTGTACCAGTTGCCGTAAGTGTTTTAAAATTGGTTGTGCAAACGGGGCGGCTTTTTCTATGTAAGCATCTACCCGGCTATCGTATTGTTCCATACGCTAATTTAATTACAAAAATTAACTTAGCAAATCTTTAAGCGCAGGGTGATATTGAGAGGTTAAAAATTCGGTGACGGTAAACTCCGCCAGTTTATGCTTATGAAAGGGATCCTCTGAAATTATTTTTTCTACCTCTTCAACCGACCCGGCTAATGCCAATATAACGCCGCCTGTACGCGGAACTTTCCTGCCTGAAGCCACGAACACATTTTTGTCGTAATATTTACGAAGGTATTTCACATGATCGGCCATGTGTTGGTCTAACTCTTCCAGCGGAACAATATAGTTGAGATTTATAATGAACATGCTATTAACACTAAGGCTATTAATTAATTATTAGAAGAGTTCTTCTACCAGTTTGCCATTAGATATCTTTAAGACTCAACGGCTTCATTTTCCCCACCTGCAATTGTTTAACTTCTCTTAAAGCTTCCGCAATTTCCAGCGTAATTTTACTCACTTTTGGTTCTTTAATAACTTTTGCCTTAAATTTTTTCAAAATAGTTAACACCGCTTCGGCATCGCTATCTTTTATTTGCACGGTGAAAGTTGTCATACACAAAGCTAACTATAATCAAACATTTATCAAATCGCGGAATAACTGGATGTGCCAGCTATCCTTAAACGGCACTTCCCATTTGGTTTGCAGTTCGCTTAAGTTTTGCACCATGTTATTAAATACTATGGTGTCGGTATTGATACTGCCTTGTTTGATGAGGTTTTCAAAAACATGCCGCGGCGCCGAAAGCACTTCGCTGCCTTCGCGGTAAGCCAGGTTGAACCGATCCAGCAGGCTGATGTTAAATTGTTGTTGCATATCCTTGATAAAACGGACGGACTTATCAATGGAGCAGCCACTGGCGCCTGCCTGGCTTTCGTCAACGGTTAAAATTAAAAAGCGGTTGTACCTTACTTCGCCTTTCGCTTTTAGCTGGTTATTGTGTGCCGTCCAGCCGGTGGCAAAGCTGTCGAGTTCGTTTTGTATCAGCTGTACTTCCCTTTCCGACAGTTCCCTGTCAGCCTGGTAAACCCAAACCCTTGAATTTTCTGAAAATTGCATGTACAAAGCTATGCATTTTATTAATTAAGGGATTAACTTTGTTGTCATGCTAATATCAGATACCCAATATCCACGTTATTAACAGGATAAGCCGATTTTTACTATGAATGTTAAAAAAGTACTTATAACCACTGCATTTATTATTGCTTTATCAACCAGTTATGGGTTTAAATATCGTTTTGATGAACAGGACTGGCTCAGCTATACCAACCGCTGCCTTGCACAATCCTACGACGCATCGGGCGACAGTAAACTGAAAAAAGTAGAGTTTTTTTTAACACCTGATTCTTTTATCCGGCTGCGTAAAACCTATGCGAAAGGCAAACAGGAATATTACTCCTTTAACCTGCACCAACTGAATGATTTTGATTACCTGGGCAGCAGCACAACGGGTATTTTAGAATTTAAAACCCTGGCGGATGATATCATTGTACAGACCTACAACGACCGCCACGGCGATGTGGATTCCATGACCACCGTATTGGACATCCCTGTAAAGAACATGGAACCTGAACGTTTGGACAGCCTGCACGAAGCTTTGAATTATTTTAAAGCGAAGAGATTATAATTCCGGACACTATCCATTTAAAGAGAGAAACAGAATTTATTACTGAACACCGAATATCGAAGGCTGAATATTGAAGTTAAAAACTTCGAAATTCGATATTCAAAATTCGGTGTTCGTTATTACTTGCCGGCTTATAACCCGTTTGCTCTTACAGTGATCTCCGCAATATCCAGCACCTGGATTTCCTGTTCTTTATTTTCATTTTTAACGCCGTCGCTTAACATCGTCATGCAAAACGGGCATGCAGCCGCAACCACGCTGGCTTTTGATTCCAGCACATCGGTCATCCGTTCAATATTGATATCTTTCTTGCCTTTTTCGGGTTCTTTAAACATTTGTGCACCGCCGGCGCCGCAGCATAAGCCGTTGGATTTGCAACGTTTCATTTCTACCAGTTCGGCATCCAAAACTTCCAGCGCCGCACGCGGGGCCTCATAAACATTGTTTCCACGGCCCAGATAGCAGGGATCATGATAGGTGATCTTTTTGCCTTTAAAGCTTTCGCCGCCTTCGGCCTTTAATTTGCCTTCGTCAATCAATTGCTGGATCAGTTGCGAATGGTGGATCACTTCGTAATTGCCACCTAAACCAGGGTATTCGTTTTTAATCGTATTAAAACAATGCGGGCAGCCTGTTACTATTTTTTTGATCTCATACGCATCCAGCACCTGTATGTTAGCCATCGCCTGCATCTGGAACAGGAATTCATTACCCGCGCGTTTCGCAGGGTCGCCGGTACAGCTTTCTTCGGTACCCAGCACCGCAAAACCGATGCCCACATGATTCAATATCTTGCAGATATCGCGCGTGATTTTTTGCGCACGCTCATCAAAACTACCGGCACAGCCCACCCAAAACAGTATTTCGGGCTTTTTGCCTTCGGCAGCCATTTCGGCAACAGTTGGAACGGTTAATGGTTCATGGTTCATAGTTCATTGTATTTGTCCATAGTCGATGGACCATAGACCATGGAATATTTTCTCTAACTTCTAAATTTTTGCCATGGACTATCGACCATGGACTATGGTCTTAAATATTTTCCTTCCAATTCAACCTATCCGCACTGCTGTACTTCCAGGGTGCGCCGTTGTTTTCAACGTTGCTGAACATATTGTTTAAACTAGCCGGGGCCTGCGACTCTTCCATCACCACATAGCGGCGCATTTCGATAATAATTTCCAACGGGTTAATATTTACCGGGCAGGCATCGGTACAGGCATTGCAGGTGGTACAGGCCCATAATTCTTCGCGGGTGATATAATTATCCAGAAGTGATTTATCGTCCTTAAAATCCTTGCCGTGTTTATCTATGTTGTTGCCCACTTCAGTGATCCTGTCGCGGGTATCCATCATGATCTTGCGGGGCGACAGTAACTTCCCCGTTATATTCGCCGGGCAAACCGAGGTACACCTGCCGCATTCCGTACAGGTATAAGCCTCCATCAGGTTTTTCCAGGTAAGGTCTGTTACATCTTTGGCGCCGAATCTTCCTGGCTCGCCGGCTGTTTCGGGCACAAATGAAGGATCAAGCATGGCTTTTACCTCATTGGTAACCGAGGCCATATTGGTCAACTGTCCTTTCGGATGCAGGTTTGAATAATACGTATTCGGGAAAGCCAGCAGGATATGAAAATGCTTGGAATACGGCAAATAATTTAAAAACGCGAGGATCCCGACGATGTGGAACCACCAGCAACCACGTTCTATCATCTCAAGCGAACTTGCGCCATCAGGCAGCATAGGTGCAATAAACGAACTAACAGGAAAACTACCCGCTTTGATATAATGACCAAAATTTAGCAGCTGCAACTTGTGGTCGGCAGCGTTCATCGTTAAAAATGCGGTCATTAACAGTATTTCGATGATGAGGATATAGTTGGCGTCGGATCGTGGCCATTCGGTCATCTCAACGCCGCTAAAGCGCTTTAAACGGGCAATGTTACGCCGTGACAGGAAAGTAATACAGGCAACAAGTACCAACAGCGCCAAAAATTCAAAACCGCCGATAAGTAAATCATAAAGGCTGCCCAGGGGCTTTGAAAAGATGCGGTGCGACCCAAATACGCCGTCGATCATGATCTCCAACACCTCAAGGTTGATAATAATAAAGCCTGCGTAGATGAAAAAGTGCATTACGGCAGCAAGCGGCCGTTTCACCATTTTGGTTTGACCAAGGGCTATTTTAGCCATCGTTTTCCAGCGCAGCGCGGGGTTGTCCGAGCGGTCGGTGTCTTTACCCAAAAGAATATTGCGCCTTATTTTACCGGCATTTTTGCTGAACAGGTAAATGGCGGCGGCAAGGATGATGATAAAAAGAATCTGTGCAATCATTATGCGTGCATAGTATTTTTCAAATATAGTTGAAAAGTTTTAAGGTTGAAAAGTTTTAAGGTTGAAAAGTTGTATAGCGACATAATCGATTACAAACGAACCAATTACAGATAAATAGTCTTTTTATAATGATCGGATATTTTAACCTTACAACATTCCAACCTTACAACATTTCAACGTCTTGAATCTTTTTTCAAAAAAAATTAAGGTAAAATAAAAAAAACGCTACATTTGCAATCCCGAAACGGACGGTATCATAGCTCAGTCGGTAGAGCAAAGGACTGAAAATCCTTGTGTCGCTGGTTCGATCCCAGCTGATACCACAAAAATTCAAAAGGTCATTTTCAAGCGAAAATGACCTTTTTTGCGTAAAAAGGCATATTTCTGTCTCACTCTTTTATAATAGGTCTATTGCGCGACTTAACAGTTTAAAAGATTGAATTGACCGAATATTTATAGTGAAGCCTATAACGCTTAAACCGCAAATGGATGGCGATCATCTTGGATGACAAATTCAAAATATAACCTGCCGTTTGTACAAAGCTGGCGTAGTTCCCTTAATTTCTTTAAATACTCTTGAGAAATGATGCCGGTCTGAAAAACCACATTCACCTGAGATTTGCGCAATACCGGCATCGGTGTGCTGCAATAATATAACAGACTTATCAATCCTTTTCCGTTTAATATACTGCTGAATCGAAAACCCTGTAAATTCTTTAAAGAGGCGGGCAAACGAGTTTTCGACCATGTTGGCCTTATCCGCAAATAGCTTGTTGGGTAATCGTTCTCCCAGGTGCTGTTCGATAAAAGCTAATGCATTTGATACCCTTTTGTCAACAATTTGCACTTGCCACCGGTTTCTGGGAATTTCGTCGAGTAAGCATAAGATAAGGCCGTTGATGGCGGCACACACCGTAAAATCAAATGTATCGTCACCTTTAATGCAGTATTCCTTTATTTCGTCCAATAATTTATTTTCTCTTTCCCTCACCTTGAATGTATAGATAGCCGGTTGAAGCAAATCATAAGGTAGCCCAAGATTAAAGTGTATAAACAAGTGATCAGACATGATTCCGTTCGGCAATTCGGCCCGGCTGACTATTTTTCGCCGGTAATGCCTTTCATTTATTCCGTTTTCAATATTGCCTTTCAACCTTGTCGAGAATGGTGTATTTGGTGGAATTATCAGAATTTGCTCTTTATGGAGAACTGTGTTAACTCCATTATAGCTAACTGCAGCATCACCCATGGTATTGTAATAGAGTCGCCAGAAAGGAGAAGCCAGATTAGTACATTCCCACTCCATGATCATCCAATAATGACAGCAATGCAGCCTGAGGTTAATATCAGGAAAAATCTGTCTCACATTTGACGGGTCGTATTTCAGCCGGTCCGAAATATCTTCTTTCATTTTGATATGTTTAAATCATTCACAACACCGTGTGTTTATAACTACGTGAAAGTTTCCACTTTAACATAACTTTGACAGCTGCGAATGTGCAAAATATCCAATCATAATTTAATACCAAAGGATAAGAAGATATAAAATATCACATTAATTATAACCTGAAAAGAATGAAAATAGCTAAAGCCAATTGTTTTGCTTATTCTCTTTTTGCGTGCAAATGAAAGGCTGAAATCAAAATAAATTAAAAACTATTTACCGTGTGATTGAATGAAAAGAAGAACAGTTATTAAGGGGCTGGCGACAGGATTGTCATCATTATACCTTTCCAGGGTATATGCGGGTAATTATTTTAGTTCAACATCCAATCCCGGTTTGGCGCCGGGCCCGTTTCAGCCAAATTGGGAGTCGTTATCAAAGTACAAGGTGCCGGATTGGTTCAGGGATGCCAAATTTGGTATCTGGGCTCATTGGGGCCCCCAATGCCAGCCTGAGCGGGGCGACTGGTATGGGCGCGGTATGTACCAGGAAGGCAGCGATCAGTACAAATTTCACTGCGAAAAATACGGGCATCCTTCAAAATTTGGCTTTAAAGACGTGATCCATGAATGGAAAGCCGAAAACTGGGACCCTGAAGGATTGGTTGAGCTTTATAAAAAAGCGGGTGCGCAATATTTTGTTGCTTTAGCCAATCATCACGACAATTTTGACCTTTACGATAGTAAATATCAGAAATGGAACTCAACCCGGATCGGGCCCGGAAAAGACCTGATTGGCGGCTGGGCAAAAGCGGCTAAAAAAAATGGCCTGCCTTTTGGTGTCAGTGTTCATGCGAGTCACGCCTGGCGATGGTATGAAACGGCACAGCGGTCGGATAAAACCGGGACTTACGCCGGCATTCCTTACGATGGCAAGATGACGGCAGCAGATGGCAAGGGTAAATGGTGGGATGGTTATGATCCGCAGGAATTATATGAACAAAACCATCCTTTGAGCCTGAACAGCCTGGATGACAACTCAATTGGCGAACAATGGGACTGGAGCCACGGTGCAAATCAACCTTCAAAAGCTTATTGCGAAAAATTTTATAAACGCACCATCGATCTTATTGAAAAATACGAGCCCGAACTTTTGTATTTTGATGATACCGCATTGCCACTGTGGCCTGTAAGTGATGCTGGCTTGCGCATTGCCTCGCATTTCTATAACTCCAGCATTAAAAGGCATGGAGATCTTCGGGCGGTGCTTACCGGGAAGATCCTGGATGAAAAACAGCGCAAGTGCATGGTTTGGGACATTGAGCGGGGACAAAGCAACCAGATTGAGCCTTTACCCTGGCAAACTGATACCTGTATTGGCGGCTGGCATTACGACCGCAGGATTTTTGAACAGCATGGGTATAAAAGCGGTAAAACAGTTGTTCATACCCTTGCCGATGTGGTGAGCAAAAACGGCAACCTGCTTTTAAATATCCCCGTTAGGGGCGATGGCACCATTGATGCCGATGAACGTGCTGTTGTTGACGAAATTACCGGTTGGATACAGGTGAATAAGGAATGTATTTTTGGCAGCCGCCCATGGAAGGTATTTGGTGAAGGCCCCGCTATGGAATCAAGTGCACAATTAAGTGCGCAAGGCTTTAACGAGGGAAAGGGTAAACCATTTGGTGCAGAGGATGTCCGTTTTACTATAAACGGAAATACCTTGTACGCAATTGTATTGGGCTGGCCAGGCGAAAAGGATGCAGTTATTAAATCCCTGGCCACCCAATCAGCGCAGCTGAGCGGCCGTAAAATAGATGGTGTAACCTTACTTGGTTATAATGGAAAATTGGAATGGTCGCAAACACAGGAAGGGCTAAAAGTAAAAATGCCCGCAGAGCAACCGTGCAAACATGCTATTGTACTTAAAATCAATGGCGCTATTAGTTAATCGCTGAATAAAACGCCGGTAAGGGGTGGTGCTCTTTTGCGGGCGCGGCCATCATCATTACCCATAAATTAAAGCAGATAAATGAAAACATTGGTATGCGTTGAACCCGGAAGGTTTGAATTTGAGGAACGGGACGCGCCGGTTTTGAAAGAAGACCATGCGATTATAAAGATCAGGAGAATAGGGATCTGTGGAACTGATTTGCATGCATTTGAAGGCACACAGCCTTATTTTGAATACCCCCGTGTTTTAGGCCATGAGTTGGCTGGTGATTTGGTAGCTTTTAATAATGCACCAGGTTTTACACTGGGTGAAAAGGTAACATTTATACCTTATTTTAATTGCGGCAATTGTATTGCCTGCCGCTCGGGCGGCCCTAATTTTTGTGTAAATATTAAAGTTTGTGGTGTACACATTGATGGGGGTATGGCTGAATACCTGATGGTACCATCACCATCGCTGATACATGGAGACGGGCTTGGTGTTGATGAACTGGCATTGATTGAACCATTGGCTATTGGTGCCCATGGAATAAAACGCGCCAATATTAAGCCGGGCGAGTTTGTATTGGTAATTGGCGCCGGCCCGATAGGTTTAGGCACGATGGAGTTTGCCCGTATTGCCGGGGCAAAAGTAATTGCATTAGATATTAATGAGGCACGCCTTAAGTTTTGTAAAGAAAAAATCAAGGTCGATCATGCCATAAATGCGCTTTCAAATACCGTATTACAGCAGTTAATGGAAATTACGAATGGCGACATGCCAACTGTAGTGATTGATGCAACGGGGAACCTTAAAGCAATTAATAATGCGTTTCAATATATGGCCCATGGCGCCAGGTATGTTTTGATAGGGTTGCAGAAAGGCGATATCAGCTTCAGCCATCCTGAATTCCACAAACGGGAAGGAACATTAATGAGCAGCAGGAATGCACTGCGCCCGGATTTTGAACATGTTATTGATTGTTTGAAGAAAGGAATGGTTGACCCGTCAACCTATATTACCCACCGTGCTGATTTTGACCAGGTAAAAGATGAATTTGAAAGCTGGCTGAGACCGGAAAATGGCGTGATAAAAGCGATGGTTTCAATGTGACCATTTACCATACGGGTTTCCTGCCGTGCTCTGCGCGCCACTTTTGTTTTATTATTATGTGCTCGCACACGCATTTTTTTTATATTTGATTTCAAATCGTCAAATACCTGCAAATGGAAAGAAAACTGTTAATAATCATCTTATTTTTATTTCTGTATAATACCACATTTTCACAAAGTTCAAATTATAAGCCTAAACGAATTATAAAAATCAACAAGGGCGAAAAGTGGTTTGGCGGAACTGTTGATGATGGTTTTGTAATGCCATTTACTGACGGGTATAAATTAAATCTTTACGGCAATAATAAAGGCAACCAGGCGGCGCCTTTATTATTATCCACCAATGGCCGTTTTATCTGGAGTGATCAGCCGTTTGAATTCAGCTTCAGTAATGGACAGCTGATCATTGACAAAGCCCTAGATAGCGTGGTGGTTGTAAACGCTGGGACATCCCTTTCGGATGCATTTAAGCTGGCAAGTAAGAAAAACTTTGCACCGGGCGGTAAAATGCCCGACAGCCTGTTATTTAGCCGCCCGCAATATAATACCTGGATTGAATTAGCCTATAATCAAAATCAAACCGATATATTAAAGTACGCTCACCAGGTGATCGATAATGGTTTCCCTGCAGGTGTTTTGATGATTGATGATCACTGGGCCGATTATTATGGTAAATTCAGCTTTAGAAAGGATAGGTTTCCTGATCCGGCATCCATGATAGATCAGCTTCATCTTTTAGGGTTTAAAGTAATGCTATGGGTATCGCCGTTTATTTCCTCCGACTCCGAAATCTTTCAAACATTGAATGATAAAAAGCTTTTATTAATGGATAATAAAGGCGATAAAACCCTTACATGGGATAAAGCAGACCAGGCTGCAATCATACACTGGTGGAATGGCTACAGCGCTTTATTGGACTTTACCAATCCTAAAGCAGTGGAATGGTATAGTGATCAGTTGCATAACATGGTTACAAACTATAAACTGGATGGCTTTAAATTCGATGCGGGCGACATGGAATTTTACTCCGGAAATATGGTATCCTTTAAAGCTGCGTCACCCAACGAACAAACATCCCTTTGGGGTGATTTTGGATTATCCTATCCGCTGAATGAGTACCGCGCTATGTGGAAAAAAGGCGGGCAGCCCTTAGCTGAACGATTGCGCGATAAAAAGCACTCATGGGAAGATTTGCAAAAACTGATACCGGATATTACTGTAGCCGGGCTGCTTGGTTACCAGTTTACCTGCCCGGATATGATTGGCGGCGGTGAATATGGTTCATTTATCGGGCTGGCTAAAATCGACCAGGATCTGGTCGTCAGATCCGCCCAGTGCAGCGCCTTAATGCCCATGATGCAATTTTCTGTAGCGCCATGGAGGATATTGGATTCCGTTCATCTTAAAGCCGTAAAAAAAGCAGTGGATATAAGGATGGCTTATACGCCATATATTATGAAAACTGTAAGACGATCAGCCTTAAGCGGCGAACCCGTCATTCGAAACCTGGCGTATCAATTTCCTGGACAGGGCCTGGATACCGTCAGGGACCAGTTTATGTTAGGTGACGCACTGATGATCGCCCCCCTGGT
This genomic window contains:
- a CDS encoding YdeI/OmpD-associated family protein, yielding MEQYDSRVDAYIEKAAPFAQPILKHLRQLVHSVSPLLTETMKWGFPFFDYNGPVCQMAAFKQHMGFGFWKQKQLNDPGKLIKEEDGTAGSFGKITSLNELPSDEILIDFIRQAMELNKAENKKPAVKKETAPKAPIEMPADFAELLGANPKALEVYYDFSPSAKREYLEWIVDAKAEATRLKRMETAVEWIGEGKTRNWKYK
- a CDS encoding YciI family protein; protein product: MFIINLNYIVPLEELDQHMADHVKYLRKYYDKNVFVASGRKVPRTGGVILALAGSVEEVEKIISEDPFHKHKLAEFTVTEFLTSQYHPALKDLLS
- a CDS encoding ABC transporter ATPase; translated protein: MQFSENSRVWVYQADRELSEREVQLIQNELDSFATGWTAHNNQLKAKGEVRYNRFLILTVDESQAGASGCSIDKSVRFIKDMQQQFNISLLDRFNLAYREGSEVLSAPRHVFENLIKQGSINTDTIVFNNMVQNLSELQTKWEVPFKDSWHIQLFRDLINV
- a CDS encoding (Fe-S)-binding protein gives rise to the protein MNHEPLTVPTVAEMAAEGKKPEILFWVGCAGSFDERAQKITRDICKILNHVGIGFAVLGTEESCTGDPAKRAGNEFLFQMQAMANIQVLDAYEIKKIVTGCPHCFNTIKNEYPGLGGNYEVIHHSQLIQQLIDEGKLKAEGGESFKGKKITYHDPCYLGRGNNVYEAPRAALEVLDAELVEMKRCKSNGLCCGAGGAQMFKEPEKGKKDINIERMTDVLESKASVVAAACPFCMTMLSDGVKNENKEQEIQVLDIAEITVRANGL
- a CDS encoding (Fe-S)-binding protein; translated protein: MIAQILFIIILAAAIYLFSKNAGKIRRNILLGKDTDRSDNPALRWKTMAKIALGQTKMVKRPLAAVMHFFIYAGFIIINLEVLEIMIDGVFGSHRIFSKPLGSLYDLLIGGFEFLALLVLVACITFLSRRNIARLKRFSGVEMTEWPRSDANYILIIEILLMTAFLTMNAADHKLQLLNFGHYIKAGSFPVSSFIAPMLPDGASSLEMIERGCWWFHIVGILAFLNYLPYSKHFHILLAFPNTYYSNLHPKGQLTNMASVTNEVKAMLDPSFVPETAGEPGRFGAKDVTDLTWKNLMEAYTCTECGRCTSVCPANITGKLLSPRKIMMDTRDRITEVGNNIDKHGKDFKDDKSLLDNYITREELWACTTCNACTDACPVNINPLEIIIEMRRYVVMEESQAPASLNNMFSNVENNGAPWKYSSADRLNWKENI
- a CDS encoding helix-turn-helix domain-containing protein; this translates as MGDAAVSYNGVNTVLHKEQILIIPPNTPFSTRLKGNIENGINERHYRRKIVSRAELPNGIMSDHLFIHFNLGLPYDLLQPAIYTFKVRERENKLLDEIKEYCIKGDDTFDFTVCAAINGLILCLLDEIPRNRWQVQIVDKRVSNALAFIEQHLGERLPNKLFADKANMVENSFARLFKEFTGFSIQQYIKRKRIDKSVILLQHTDAGIAQISGECGFSDRHHFSRVFKEIKGTTPALYKRQVIF
- a CDS encoding alpha-L-fucosidase; translated protein: MKRRTVIKGLATGLSSLYLSRVYAGNYFSSTSNPGLAPGPFQPNWESLSKYKVPDWFRDAKFGIWAHWGPQCQPERGDWYGRGMYQEGSDQYKFHCEKYGHPSKFGFKDVIHEWKAENWDPEGLVELYKKAGAQYFVALANHHDNFDLYDSKYQKWNSTRIGPGKDLIGGWAKAAKKNGLPFGVSVHASHAWRWYETAQRSDKTGTYAGIPYDGKMTAADGKGKWWDGYDPQELYEQNHPLSLNSLDDNSIGEQWDWSHGANQPSKAYCEKFYKRTIDLIEKYEPELLYFDDTALPLWPVSDAGLRIASHFYNSSIKRHGDLRAVLTGKILDEKQRKCMVWDIERGQSNQIEPLPWQTDTCIGGWHYDRRIFEQHGYKSGKTVVHTLADVVSKNGNLLLNIPVRGDGTIDADERAVVDEITGWIQVNKECIFGSRPWKVFGEGPAMESSAQLSAQGFNEGKGKPFGAEDVRFTINGNTLYAIVLGWPGEKDAVIKSLATQSAQLSGRKIDGVTLLGYNGKLEWSQTQEGLKVKMPAEQPCKHAIVLKINGAIS
- a CDS encoding zinc-binding alcohol dehydrogenase family protein produces the protein MKTLVCVEPGRFEFEERDAPVLKEDHAIIKIRRIGICGTDLHAFEGTQPYFEYPRVLGHELAGDLVAFNNAPGFTLGEKVTFIPYFNCGNCIACRSGGPNFCVNIKVCGVHIDGGMAEYLMVPSPSLIHGDGLGVDELALIEPLAIGAHGIKRANIKPGEFVLVIGAGPIGLGTMEFARIAGAKVIALDINEARLKFCKEKIKVDHAINALSNTVLQQLMEITNGDMPTVVIDATGNLKAINNAFQYMAHGARYVLIGLQKGDISFSHPEFHKREGTLMSSRNALRPDFEHVIDCLKKGMVDPSTYITHRADFDQVKDEFESWLRPENGVIKAMVSM
- a CDS encoding glycoside hydrolase family 31 protein — its product is MERKLLIIILFLFLYNTTFSQSSNYKPKRIIKINKGEKWFGGTVDDGFVMPFTDGYKLNLYGNNKGNQAAPLLLSTNGRFIWSDQPFEFSFSNGQLIIDKALDSVVVVNAGTSLSDAFKLASKKNFAPGGKMPDSLLFSRPQYNTWIELAYNQNQTDILKYAHQVIDNGFPAGVLMIDDHWADYYGKFSFRKDRFPDPASMIDQLHLLGFKVMLWVSPFISSDSEIFQTLNDKKLLLMDNKGDKTLTWDKADQAAIIHWWNGYSALLDFTNPKAVEWYSDQLHNMVTNYKLDGFKFDAGDMEFYSGNMVSFKAASPNEQTSLWGDFGLSYPLNEYRAMWKKGGQPLAERLRDKKHSWEDLQKLIPDITVAGLLGYQFTCPDMIGGGEYGSFIGLAKIDQDLVVRSAQCSALMPMMQFSVAPWRILDSVHLKAVKKAVDIRMAYTPYIMKTVRRSALSGEPVIRNLAYQFPGQGLDTVRDQFMLGDALMIAPLVNKGNSRKIIFPAGKWKYSNGKVFEGPATKTLGVALDQIPVFEKIQ